A genome region from Nitrospira sp. includes the following:
- a CDS encoding AsmA family protein, protein MKILVGIGVVILLLIVLIVALPFLIDLNKYQDRYRPLIEEALNRKVELQDIRLTIWPRIGARVGGFVVQDDPAFRSGPFASLSSLDVGVKLLPLVRGKIEVEEITLRNPVIAVLKNAQGQLNVSTLGSRTPAPPTTPKPDAPAQPPGSPLQVLALFAVDRVSIDGGKLSYRDESTPKPTEYTVNNLEFLLTSVHLDESPTVHLGATVQPYNLPVQLDGTFGPLVETLDVKSFAFTLALGKVAVGLKGRAVGGNLDATVNALQIDTADLPIALPLTKPVQLKDLHLTLHALYPLSPDIAPANQIDLTDLGLTLVMGGSAINVKGTAAKGLVNLTAASASINSADLPIAVPLTKPVELKDLHVSLRAKYPPKEGAAPLELAEIPNLGLTVAMGSSRIEVKGSVLGGLAKFTANSKLINTTDLPIALTLKKPVEVKDLQATAEMKGQEARLTSLSLQLFGGFVRAQGTLGLGTTAPPFTGTSSIQGLQLGPALQAVGTDQVSMSGTANAELAVSGRGFTHPDLVKALAGTGHVAVKEGKIEGINLLHQASVLLKVVGVSLDNVKATAFSTIESDFAIKQGLIAVQRLLVDSHDFQATGGGTIGLDQSLDMKLNLNLSQALSQKIAAGSPIARVALTGGRLSLPLLITGSAQAPSYGLDTKMFAGKVKDQVKEKVKEAVGDLLKGSTKPDDLKQQGKDLLKGLFGR, encoded by the coding sequence ATGAAAATTCTGGTCGGGATCGGAGTCGTGATCCTACTGCTCATCGTCCTGATCGTCGCATTGCCCTTCCTTATTGATTTGAATAAGTATCAGGATCGATACCGCCCGTTAATCGAAGAAGCCCTCAACCGAAAGGTCGAACTCCAGGATATTCGTCTGACCATCTGGCCACGCATTGGCGCACGAGTCGGCGGATTCGTTGTCCAGGACGACCCGGCCTTTCGCTCAGGCCCCTTCGCCTCGCTCTCGTCCTTGGACGTAGGCGTCAAACTCTTACCCCTGGTCAGAGGCAAAATCGAGGTAGAGGAGATCACCCTGCGCAACCCGGTCATCGCGGTGCTGAAGAATGCGCAGGGCCAGCTCAACGTCTCGACCCTCGGCTCCAGAACACCGGCTCCGCCGACCACTCCAAAACCAGACGCCCCCGCGCAGCCGCCCGGAAGCCCTCTCCAAGTCCTGGCACTCTTCGCGGTGGACCGGGTCTCGATCGACGGAGGGAAACTTTCGTATCGGGACGAGTCCACTCCAAAACCGACCGAGTACACCGTCAATAATCTCGAGTTTCTGCTGACATCGGTCCATCTCGATGAAAGCCCCACCGTCCACCTCGGGGCAACCGTCCAGCCGTACAATCTGCCGGTCCAGCTCGACGGCACGTTTGGGCCACTCGTTGAAACCCTGGACGTGAAATCGTTCGCGTTCACCCTTGCGCTAGGGAAAGTGGCGGTGGGCCTCAAAGGCCGCGCCGTCGGAGGCAACCTGGACGCAACCGTCAATGCCTTGCAGATCGATACGGCAGATCTCCCCATTGCACTGCCGCTGACAAAACCGGTACAGCTCAAAGATCTGCATCTCACGCTCCACGCCCTCTATCCTCTGTCGCCCGATATCGCACCCGCCAATCAGATCGATCTGACCGATCTGGGGCTGACCCTGGTTATGGGCGGGTCGGCCATTAACGTGAAAGGCACGGCTGCCAAAGGCCTGGTCAATCTGACGGCAGCATCCGCCAGTATCAACTCCGCGGATCTTCCGATAGCCGTCCCCCTCACGAAGCCGGTCGAGCTCAAAGACCTGCATGTGAGCCTGCGTGCCAAGTATCCGCCCAAAGAGGGAGCCGCGCCGCTCGAACTGGCCGAGATTCCGAACCTGGGCCTGACCGTCGCCATGGGAAGTTCGCGTATCGAGGTCAAAGGATCGGTGCTGGGCGGATTGGCGAAATTCACTGCCAACTCAAAACTCATCAACACGACTGATCTGCCAATCGCGCTGACACTGAAGAAGCCCGTGGAGGTCAAAGACCTGCAGGCCACGGCCGAAATGAAGGGACAGGAAGCACGCCTCACCAGCCTCTCCCTCCAACTCTTCGGCGGATTCGTCCGCGCGCAGGGAACGCTCGGCCTGGGGACGACAGCTCCCCCCTTCACTGGCACGAGCTCGATTCAAGGGCTTCAACTTGGACCGGCTCTTCAGGCCGTCGGCACTGATCAGGTATCTATGAGCGGAACGGCCAACGCCGAGCTGGCAGTCAGCGGACGCGGGTTTACCCACCCTGACCTCGTCAAGGCCCTCGCGGGTACCGGCCATGTGGCCGTGAAAGAAGGAAAAATCGAGGGGATCAATCTCTTGCACCAAGCCTCGGTATTACTCAAAGTCGTGGGGGTTTCCCTCGACAACGTCAAAGCCACCGCATTTTCCACCATCGAAAGCGACTTTGCGATCAAACAAGGACTGATCGCCGTCCAACGACTCCTCGTCGACAGCCATGATTTTCAGGCCACAGGCGGCGGGACGATCGGCCTCGATCAGTCGCTCGACATGAAACTGAATCTCAACCTGTCCCAGGCCTTGAGCCAAAAAATTGCGGCCGGCTCTCCCATTGCCAGAGTCGCCCTCACCGGCGGGCGGCTCTCGCTGCCACTACTCATTACCGGCAGCGCACAGGCCCCCTCCTATGGCCTCGACACAAAAATGTTC
- the dnaX gene encoding DNA polymerase III subunit gamma/tau, protein MDYQVSARKYRPGTFDDVIGQSHVVQTLMNSIATKRIAHAFLFSGTRGVGKTTVARILAKALNCEQGPTGTPCNTCANCQEITQGTSVDVVEIDGASNTSVDDVREIRENVKFTPFRGQYRVYIIDEVHMLSNSAFNALLKTLEEPPAHVVFIFATTEIHKIPATILSRCQHYNFRRISKAEIARRLRHVADQDGLSIEDRSLLALARASEGSMRDGLSLLDQIIAFGGKTIRHEDLEALLGAVPQERIRAMVEAVIQQDSAKALQVIAALLDQGHDVRAYCADLVEYVRNMLVAAVVPSGPELRSLIEATEEDLTQLVRDAGRFTVEQLQDLFRMYAAAEDSLRVSAHPRFVLETAAVRATRLLRNAEVQPTSSRPGVQPERPVADRRVVTPAPAQSQERVTPPQPAKPADAKISQDSIAKPSVSGGSASKASTAARPREVATPPAPPPAASSSAPMNAPASAASVQRESKVAASAEASAVAVEVNWEQFQDAVSMNHPNIAPFLEMGRLVKIEGGLITLGFAKQATTARSMLEKEDNLQALATLGESLYGCAVRIRIVEVAEQDPGAAPTMKQIRVAKEQEQRLILTQQAKAHPLVKQALEMFGGELAEVRTTAPAQEVQE, encoded by the coding sequence ATGGACTACCAAGTCTCCGCAAGAAAATACCGGCCGGGGACCTTTGACGACGTCATCGGGCAGTCACACGTCGTACAGACGTTGATGAACTCGATCGCGACGAAGCGGATTGCCCATGCCTTTCTCTTTTCCGGTACCCGCGGGGTGGGAAAGACGACGGTCGCCAGGATTCTGGCGAAAGCGCTGAATTGCGAGCAGGGGCCGACCGGAACGCCGTGTAATACGTGTGCGAATTGCCAGGAGATTACGCAGGGCACGTCGGTGGATGTGGTCGAGATCGACGGCGCCTCGAACACCAGCGTGGACGACGTTCGCGAGATTCGCGAGAACGTCAAGTTTACGCCGTTCCGGGGGCAGTATCGGGTCTACATTATCGACGAAGTGCACATGCTTTCCAATTCGGCGTTCAACGCGCTGCTGAAAACGCTGGAAGAGCCCCCCGCCCATGTCGTGTTCATCTTCGCGACGACAGAAATTCATAAGATTCCCGCGACGATCCTGTCACGCTGTCAGCACTACAATTTTCGCCGGATCTCCAAGGCCGAAATCGCACGACGGTTGCGGCATGTCGCCGATCAAGACGGGTTGAGTATCGAAGACCGCAGTCTGCTGGCTCTGGCGCGAGCCAGCGAGGGGAGCATGCGCGACGGGCTCAGTTTACTGGATCAAATTATTGCGTTCGGCGGCAAGACGATTCGCCATGAGGATCTCGAAGCATTGCTCGGCGCGGTCCCGCAAGAACGCATACGAGCCATGGTCGAGGCGGTGATTCAACAGGACAGCGCTAAGGCCCTGCAGGTTATTGCGGCGTTGTTGGATCAAGGGCACGACGTGCGTGCGTACTGCGCCGATCTAGTGGAATACGTGCGGAATATGCTGGTGGCGGCGGTGGTGCCGTCAGGGCCGGAGCTGCGGAGCCTCATCGAAGCGACCGAAGAAGATTTGACGCAACTGGTTCGCGACGCCGGACGGTTCACCGTGGAGCAATTGCAGGACTTGTTTCGGATGTATGCCGCTGCCGAAGACAGCTTGCGAGTCAGTGCCCATCCGCGGTTTGTGCTCGAAACGGCGGCGGTCCGTGCCACCCGGTTATTGAGAAACGCAGAGGTTCAACCGACATCCAGCCGCCCCGGTGTTCAGCCCGAGAGGCCGGTAGCCGATCGCCGGGTGGTGACACCGGCGCCTGCGCAATCTCAGGAGAGGGTGACACCGCCTCAACCGGCCAAACCTGCCGATGCGAAAATCAGTCAGGACAGCATCGCGAAACCGTCTGTTTCTGGCGGGAGCGCCTCGAAGGCCTCCACTGCCGCACGCCCGCGCGAAGTAGCGACTCCGCCTGCACCCCCGCCTGCGGCGTCTTCCTCGGCCCCTATGAATGCTCCGGCTTCTGCTGCGTCGGTTCAGCGCGAGTCCAAGGTGGCTGCTTCTGCCGAGGCCTCGGCCGTTGCGGTGGAGGTGAATTGGGAGCAGTTTCAAGATGCGGTCTCCATGAATCATCCTAATATCGCGCCGTTCCTTGAAATGGGCCGTCTGGTCAAGATTGAGGGCGGGCTGATCACGTTGGGGTTTGCCAAGCAGGCCACTACCGCGCGATCGATGTTGGAGAAAGAGGATAACCTGCAGGCCTTGGCGACGTTGGGAGAGAGTCTTTACGGGTGTGCCGTACGAATTCGGATCGTCGAGGTGGCGGAACAGGATCCAGGGGCCGCCCCTACGATGAAGCAGATCCGGGTTGCAAAGGAGCAGGAACAGCGCCTGATCTTGACGCAACAGGCGAAGGCACATCCCCTTGTGAAACAAGCCCTGGAGATGTTCGGCGGAGAGCTGGCGGAGGTTCGCACGACTGCTCCGGCGCAGGAGGTACAGGAATGA
- a CDS encoding YbaB/EbfC family nucleoid-associated protein, whose amino-acid sequence MKSPFGNMSNILKQAQAMQEQMAKVQEQAASKTASGTAGGGIVTVTVNGAMDLLSVKIDPEVVKAGDVEMLQDLVVAAGNDALKKSRDMMAEEMKAVTGGMKIPGLF is encoded by the coding sequence ATGAAGAGTCCATTCGGGAATATGTCCAACATCTTGAAGCAAGCGCAGGCCATGCAGGAACAGATGGCGAAGGTGCAGGAGCAGGCCGCGAGCAAGACGGCGTCAGGAACGGCGGGTGGTGGAATTGTGACGGTGACGGTCAACGGGGCGATGGATCTGTTGAGTGTCAAGATCGATCCGGAGGTCGTGAAGGCCGGCGATGTCGAGATGTTGCAAGACTTGGTTGTGGCGGCCGGCAACGATGCGTTGAAAAAGTCACGCGACATGATGGCTGAAGAGATGAAGGCCGTGACGGGCGGGATGAAGATCCCCGGTTTATTTTGA
- the recR gene encoding recombination mediator RecR, which produces MSVDQQGLLAKLVRELVRLPGIGQKSAQRLAFHLLKAERDDAMRLAEAIQAMKEGLSFCRQCRNIAEEELCEFCRDPKRDRSKILVIEEPSTLYAIERAGGYRGLYHVLLGVLSPLDGVGPSDIRAEELLDRVKAGGVEEVIVATNPTIEGEATAIYLTRLLKPHHVRVSRIAYGIPVGMDIEYADEVTLVKSIEGRRDL; this is translated from the coding sequence ATGAGTGTTGATCAGCAAGGTTTGTTGGCAAAACTTGTGCGCGAGTTGGTGCGCCTGCCAGGGATCGGCCAGAAGAGCGCGCAGCGGCTGGCCTTTCATCTGCTCAAGGCTGAACGAGACGATGCGATGCGCCTTGCCGAAGCGATTCAGGCGATGAAGGAGGGGCTGTCGTTCTGCCGACAATGCCGCAACATTGCCGAAGAGGAACTCTGTGAGTTCTGCCGAGACCCGAAGCGTGATCGCAGTAAAATTCTCGTCATTGAAGAGCCCAGCACCTTGTACGCGATCGAACGTGCCGGCGGCTATCGAGGCTTGTATCACGTGCTGCTCGGGGTGTTGTCCCCGCTGGATGGTGTCGGGCCATCGGATATTCGCGCGGAGGAGTTGTTGGATCGAGTGAAGGCGGGAGGGGTGGAAGAGGTGATCGTGGCGACGAACCCCACGATCGAAGGCGAGGCCACCGCCATCTACCTCACTCGGCTGTTGAAGCCGCATCACGTCCGGGTTTCTCGCATTGCCTATGGCATTCCGGTTGGGATGGACATCGAGTATGCGGACGAAGTGACCCTCGTCAAGTCCATTGAAGGCCGGAGGGATCTCTGA
- a CDS encoding TraR/DksA C4-type zinc finger protein, producing the protein MKTSTKKATPTAARRKPSKANGVKYPDILADLEGQRAAILAEAGVVLTNPTGLEVFPDVSDQASAEADQHFSFRIRERERKLLKKIDEALGRFVTQTYGICEGCEGDIPYKRLKARPVTTLCIECKTSQEEAEKSPR; encoded by the coding sequence ATGAAGACGTCCACGAAAAAAGCCACTCCAACCGCCGCTCGGCGAAAGCCATCCAAAGCCAACGGGGTCAAGTATCCCGACATTCTGGCGGACCTCGAAGGGCAACGTGCGGCGATTTTAGCTGAAGCCGGCGTGGTGCTGACGAATCCTACCGGGTTGGAAGTGTTTCCCGATGTGAGTGATCAGGCTTCCGCCGAAGCGGACCAGCATTTCTCGTTCCGTATTCGCGAGCGTGAGCGGAAACTGCTCAAGAAGATTGATGAGGCGCTGGGGCGATTCGTCACGCAGACCTATGGCATTTGCGAAGGTTGTGAGGGCGATATCCCCTACAAGCGCTTGAAAGCACGCCCCGTGACGACCTTGTGTATCGAGTGTAAGACGAGTCAGGAAGAAGCCGAAAAGTCCCCCCGCTGA
- a CDS encoding tetratricopeptide repeat protein has protein sequence MGPTKLCDSRQAFLAVHPGVAPHIETWGSGQELRISSEHSHSKSDESYFFDEDGTLVGMLFVYRAGLDLAPYRTLRYTLSQLKPSLEFYLTVAQLADRQNMESSTIYDTGDEKTTTRYLVLGERGDQRLLEASFTIDPYVKLFSPYRKEFLDRLRETSTQTGGRQLDKQGAEDKEPFASLQQFARGQTAQLAYCGTKNQVIALDAYQKASTSGFTGTIWQAELRHRLGVSWEAAGNLEKAKSELVASLALRPNSPEVVNNLGAVYWKLGEKKNALASFEKAILMRPNYAIARFNVAEAIADDNPRRAITEYETYLALVEGIPEETDRAALAQKRVQALKHQ, from the coding sequence ATGGGGCCCACAAAACTCTGCGATTCACGGCAAGCATTCCTGGCAGTACATCCCGGTGTTGCGCCTCACATCGAAACCTGGGGCAGCGGGCAAGAACTCCGTATTTCCTCCGAGCACAGCCACTCCAAGAGCGATGAATCGTATTTTTTTGACGAGGACGGAACGCTGGTTGGAATGCTGTTCGTGTATCGCGCCGGACTCGATCTGGCCCCCTACAGGACCCTCCGATACACCCTCTCCCAACTCAAACCCAGTCTCGAGTTTTATTTGACGGTGGCACAGTTGGCTGATCGCCAAAACATGGAATCCAGTACCATCTATGACACCGGGGACGAAAAAACGACGACCCGATACCTGGTATTGGGAGAACGCGGCGACCAACGCCTACTCGAAGCGTCCTTTACAATCGATCCGTACGTGAAACTATTTTCTCCATACCGCAAGGAGTTTCTCGACCGCCTCCGCGAGACATCTACGCAGACCGGCGGCCGACAACTCGACAAACAGGGAGCTGAGGACAAGGAGCCCTTCGCGTCCCTGCAACAGTTCGCCCGTGGCCAAACGGCGCAACTTGCCTATTGCGGAACAAAAAACCAGGTCATCGCCCTCGACGCGTACCAAAAGGCCAGCACCTCGGGATTCACCGGGACAATCTGGCAGGCGGAGCTGCGCCACCGTTTGGGCGTCTCCTGGGAAGCGGCCGGCAACTTAGAAAAGGCCAAAAGCGAACTCGTCGCCTCCTTAGCCTTACGCCCTAATTCGCCGGAGGTCGTCAACAACCTTGGTGCCGTGTACTGGAAACTGGGCGAAAAGAAAAATGCTCTGGCCTCCTTCGAAAAAGCCATATTGATGCGCCCTAACTACGCCATTGCCCGTTTCAACGTCGCCGAGGCCATCGCGGATGACAACCCGAGGCGGGCTATTACGGAATATGAAACGTACCTGGCCCTCGTAGAAGGCATTCCCGAAGAAACGGACCGTGCCGCGCTCGCACAAAAACGCGTGCAAGCACTCAAGCACCAGTAG
- a CDS encoding helix-turn-helix domain-containing protein codes for MKRKLVTILDDIALSRLTVEPPTGTSHRSPGDWIRILRNYLRMTQSELAQRAHITQPNLAAIESGKVDPQLGTLRRIYEGLSCTLSIEPRPQKPLEEILRGRARTVALKRLKQTMGTMALERQAPEEEAFRQLLEKSTDNILRSTRKRISGKNDGG; via the coding sequence ATGAAGAGAAAGCTGGTCACGATTCTTGACGATATCGCACTGTCACGCCTCACGGTTGAGCCTCCAACAGGGACCAGCCATCGTTCGCCCGGGGACTGGATACGCATTCTTCGCAACTACCTCAGAATGACTCAGAGTGAATTGGCACAACGTGCACATATTACGCAGCCCAACCTGGCTGCAATTGAGTCTGGAAAAGTCGATCCGCAGCTGGGAACGCTCCGGCGGATCTATGAGGGGCTTTCCTGCACGCTCTCTATTGAGCCGCGACCGCAAAAGCCACTTGAAGAAATACTCCGAGGACGGGCACGCACGGTTGCCCTCAAGCGGCTCAAGCAGACAATGGGCACGATGGCGCTTGAACGTCAGGCCCCCGAGGAAGAAGCATTTCGACAGTTGCTCGAAAAGAGCACAGACAACATTTTACGCAGCACGAGGAAACGCATATCAGGGAAGAATGATGGCGGATGA
- a CDS encoding mobile mystery protein B, producing MMADETHLAGATPGEDTSGLINLSLVTRVDRNAAEAQTISLAYNQYIFEARRKKRGTTWLTDDFILAVHRSMFGSIWAWGGQYRKERLNMGCEPHLIREQLKLLSDDFLAWDSTESHMPVIEVAARLQNRLTKIHPFRNGNGRHARLVTDIFLHSRKHPLPQWPQIHLMAQGEEVRARYIGAMKRADQGDFSGLIEFMASCFPSPS from the coding sequence ATGATGGCGGATGAGACGCACCTTGCCGGAGCCACACCGGGAGAGGACACGTCAGGCCTGATAAACCTCTCGCTTGTCACACGAGTTGATCGAAATGCTGCGGAAGCCCAAACTATCAGTCTTGCCTATAACCAGTATATTTTTGAAGCACGAAGAAAAAAGCGCGGGACAACATGGCTCACGGATGATTTTATCCTCGCTGTGCATCGAAGTATGTTTGGCTCTATTTGGGCGTGGGGAGGACAGTATCGCAAAGAACGACTCAATATGGGCTGTGAGCCGCACCTGATTCGAGAGCAACTGAAGTTACTCAGTGACGACTTTCTTGCCTGGGATTCCACCGAGTCACACATGCCAGTCATAGAAGTGGCCGCACGTCTTCAGAATCGGCTGACGAAAATTCATCCATTCAGAAACGGCAATGGGCGGCACGCCAGGCTTGTCACAGATATTTTTCTCCATTCCCGTAAGCACCCCTTACCTCAGTGGCCTCAGATTCACCTCATGGCTCAAGGAGAAGAGGTTCGAGCACGATATATTGGAGCGATGAAGAGGGCGGACCAGGGAGATTTCTCTGGTTTGATCGAGTTTATGGCAAGTTGTTTTCCCTCACCCTCTTAA